The proteins below are encoded in one region of Methanosarcina barkeri 3:
- a CDS encoding PAS domain S-box protein: MKEIMRNSGINIVGDVPWGTHFCQFYQTKEDLMDIIVPYFKAGLENNEFCFWVISQPLEVKEAKEALRRAVSDIDVYLEKKQIEIIPYTSWYVGEEGFDSERVLNGWVEKLDEALASGYEGLRMAGNIFWLKEGYWVDFSGYKKKMDINIGERQIISLCSYFLSMCSAADIIDLTFNHNFSLVKREGKWERIENSIHKNFNKRKRVKEALRQSELHVRQKLEDIISPACGAGKLEITDIVDSQAIQSMMDNFYKIAHIPMSLDDLKGNVLVGIGWQDICTQFHRVHPEACKHCIESDIELSAGISPGEFKLYKCKNNMWDIATPIVVGSQHVANIFSGQFFFEDESLDYELFQSQARKYGFNEEEYIAALEKVPRLSRETVHTGMAFFVTFANILSQLGYSNFKLAHSLNEREALLNALRESEERFRSVLENSLDVAYRRNLQTDRYDYMSPVVEKITGFSAQEMSSMNASETLGRIHPDDRLTVTSGLAHACDTGSGTLEYRFKHKDGKYRWLADRFTVNKDWKGKPLFSGGIVRDITERKNVEKALEKAHESLEEKVKARTSELEEAYNSLKESEKRLAEAQKMAHIGSWDWDIISGETYWSDEMYQIFGHNPHESGVTYDEILNYIHPEDRDYVGNAIRRYLKEKMPFGIDYRITLANGEERTVHSQPEVIFNEKNNPIRIKGVVQDITERKKVEEKLQILANAIESSNDAIVTLSLDGIITSWNKAAEQVYGYSAEEILGRDVSVLEPENTKGEINQFSERIKQGKTIQHYETLRLRKDGTLLNISAALSPVFDVTGKLVALSAIARDVTERIKGEEALRESEARLRRFYESDMIGVCFYNLDGSITDANDKFLSIIGYTRAYLQAGWVKWNMITPTEYRQLDEHAMVELKSTGVNKPYEKEYIRKDGSRVPVTVGIATFDKVSYEGIAFILDITERRKAEEALANLEIARKKEIHHRIKNNLQVISSLLDLQADKFNDTKIVEAFRESQNRVVSMAFIHEELYKGDGTDTLNFSEYLKKLTGNLFQTYSLSSKNLNLFTDLEENAFFNMDTAVPLGIIVNELVSNSLKHAFTEDREGEIRIKLCRKEINEETNKSLFSLIISDNGKGIPENLKLESLESLGLQLVSILVDQLDGKIELKRNQGAEFNILFYVAEGQ; encoded by the coding sequence ATGAAAGAAATAATGAGAAATTCTGGTATCAATATCGTTGGAGATGTGCCTTGGGGAACGCACTTCTGCCAGTTCTACCAGACAAAAGAAGATTTAATGGATATAATTGTCCCTTATTTTAAAGCAGGGCTGGAAAATAATGAATTTTGTTTCTGGGTTATATCACAACCTCTGGAAGTAAAAGAGGCAAAAGAAGCCTTGAGAAGGGCCGTTTCTGATATTGATGTCTATCTGGAGAAAAAGCAAATCGAAATTATCCCTTACACTTCCTGGTATGTGGGGGAAGAGGGTTTCGATTCCGAGAGAGTTTTAAATGGATGGGTTGAAAAATTAGATGAGGCTCTAGCAAGTGGCTATGAAGGGCTCAGAATGGCAGGAAACATTTTCTGGTTGAAAGAAGGGTATTGGGTTGATTTTAGTGGTTATAAAAAAAAGATGGATATTAATATCGGCGAGCGACAGATAATCTCTCTGTGTTCATATTTTCTTAGTATGTGCAGCGCAGCAGATATTATTGACTTAACGTTTAACCATAATTTTTCTTTAGTCAAAAGGGAAGGAAAATGGGAAAGGATCGAAAACTCCATACATAAAAATTTCAATAAACGTAAACGAGTTAAAGAAGCGTTGCGCCAGAGTGAGCTACACGTCAGGCAGAAGTTGGAAGACATTATTTCACCTGCTTGTGGGGCGGGTAAACTAGAAATCACTGATATCGTTGACTCCCAGGCGATCCAGTCTATGATGGATAACTTCTACAAAATTGCACACATTCCTATGAGCCTGGATGATCTGAAAGGCAATGTTCTGGTGGGCATAGGATGGCAGGATATTTGCACACAATTCCACAGAGTTCACCCTGAAGCCTGTAAGCACTGCATAGAGAGTGACATAGAGCTATCTGCAGGTATTTCTCCAGGAGAGTTCAAGCTCTATAAATGCAAAAACAATATGTGGGACATAGCAACTCCCATCGTAGTTGGCAGTCAGCACGTTGCTAATATCTTCTCAGGTCAGTTCTTTTTTGAAGACGAATCCCTGGACTATGAACTTTTCCAATCTCAGGCCAGAAAATATGGCTTTAATGAGGAGGAATATATAGCTGCACTTGAAAAAGTTCCGCGGTTAAGCAGGGAAACTGTGCATACGGGTATGGCTTTCTTTGTAACTTTTGCCAATATTCTCTCTCAGTTAGGCTACAGCAATTTTAAACTGGCTCATTCGCTGAATGAACGTGAAGCCCTTCTGAACGCATTGCGGGAGAGCGAGGAGCGATTCCGGTCGGTTCTTGAGAATTCACTTGACGTGGCTTACAGGCGAAACCTTCAGACCGACAGATATGATTACATGAGTCCGGTGGTAGAGAAGATTACTGGCTTCTCTGCCCAGGAAATGAGTTCTATGAATGCCAGTGAGACTCTTGGTCGTATTCATCCCGACGACCGCCTCACAGTTACTTCGGGACTGGCCCATGCATGCGATACTGGTTCCGGAACTCTGGAGTATCGGTTCAAACACAAGGATGGCAAATATCGCTGGTTAGCTGATAGGTTCACAGTGAATAAAGATTGGAAAGGAAAGCCCCTCTTCAGCGGAGGTATTGTCCGCGACATCACAGAGCGTAAAAACGTAGAAAAAGCTCTGGAAAAAGCACACGAGAGTCTGGAAGAAAAAGTTAAAGCGCGTACTTCTGAGCTTGAAGAAGCTTACAATTCTTTAAAAGAAAGTGAAAAGCGTCTTGCTGAAGCTCAAAAGATGGCTCATATTGGAAGCTGGGACTGGGATATTATAAGTGGTGAAACATACTGGTCTGACGAAATGTATCAGATTTTCGGACATAATCCTCATGAATCAGGCGTAACTTATGATGAAATTTTAAATTATATACATCCCGAAGATCGAGATTATGTCGGTAACGCAATCAGAAGATATTTAAAAGAAAAAATGCCTTTTGGCATTGATTATAGGATTACCCTGGCTAACGGAGAAGAACGTACAGTTCATTCACAACCCGAAGTTATTTTTAATGAGAAGAATAATCCTATTCGAATAAAGGGAGTAGTTCAGGATATTACTGAGCGTAAAAAAGTAGAAGAGAAACTTCAGATACTGGCGAATGCTATCGAATCATCGAATGATGCTATTGTAACTCTATCTCTTGACGGTATCATTACCAGCTGGAATAAGGCGGCAGAACAGGTTTATGGTTATTCCGCCGAAGAAATTCTGGGAAGAGACGTATCAGTACTCGAACCAGAAAATACTAAAGGAGAAATCAATCAATTTTCTGAAAGGATTAAACAGGGAAAAACGATCCAGCACTACGAAACTTTACGTTTAAGAAAGGACGGTACTCTTTTAAACATTTCAGCCGCCCTCTCTCCGGTGTTTGATGTCACTGGAAAACTAGTGGCCCTTTCAGCTATTGCAAGAGATGTAACTGAGCGTATCAAAGGGGAAGAAGCTCTACGTGAGAGTGAGGCGCGTTTACGCCGTTTTTACGAATCAGATATGATCGGTGTGTGTTTCTACAATCTGGACGGCTCGATAACAGACGCTAACGATAAGTTCCTGAGCATTATCGGTTACACTCGCGCGTACCTGCAGGCTGGATGGGTTAAATGGAATATGATCACTCCGACGGAATATAGGCAACTGGATGAGCATGCTATGGTGGAACTCAAATCAACAGGCGTAAATAAGCCTTACGAGAAGGAGTACATTCGCAAAGATGGCTCGCGCGTACCTGTCACTGTTGGAATAGCTACCTTCGATAAGGTGAGTTATGAAGGCATAGCCTTTATTCTTGACATTACCGAGAGGAGGAAGGCAGAAGAAGCTCTGGCAAATCTCGAAATTGCCCGTAAGAAAGAAATCCATCACAGAATCAAAAATAACCTGCAGGTGATCTCTTCTCTCCTGGATCTTCAGGCTGATAAGTTTAATGATACGAAAATTGTTGAAGCTTTCAGGGAAAGCCAGAATCGAGTGGTTTCGATGGCTTTCATCCATGAAGAATTATATAAAGGAGATGGAACCGATACTCTGAATTTTTCTGAATACCTTAAAAAATTAACTGGAAATCTTTTCCAGACTTACAGTCTTAGCAGTAAAAATCTCAACCTTTTCACGGATCTGGAAGAAAATGCGTTCTTTAATATGGACACTGCAGTCCCGTTGGGAATAATTGTTAATGAACTGGTCTCCAATTCCCTCAAACATGCATTTACTGAAGACCGAGAAGGGGAGATCCGAATTAAACTTTGCAGGAAAGAAATTAATGAAGAAACAAATAAATCTCTTTTCAGCCTGATAATTTCAGATAATGGAAAAGGAATTCCTGAAAATTTAAAATTAGAAAGTCTTGAATCACTGGGACTGCAGTTAGTAAGTATTCTTGTTGATCAGCTGGACGGGAAAATTGAGCTTAAACGAAATCAAGGGGCCGAGTTTAATATTCTTTTTTACGTAGCGGAAGGACAATAA
- a CDS encoding metallophosphoesterase: MPPEITPIIEEPALIVTNSETSLVVADIHLGIEWDLYRSGINLPSQTKRRLDRLLGYIQENSPDRVILLGDVKHNVPQVSWQEKDEIPCFLETLAEHTHVDIIPGNHDGGLELLFNRQKDITVHSSRGALIDGVGYFHGHTWPAPEILAASYVVTAHNHPTVRFTDAFGYSIVEPAWIRTKFNLEVLKGHFGNLNFDNPAQWADPELFVMPAFNELCGGIPFNESTQEELLGPAFSSGGIKLEASEVYLLDGTRLGLLRNIRKLQYTRVRNKNMDRRRKSSKGST; the protein is encoded by the coding sequence ATGCCACCCGAAATCACACCTATTATTGAAGAACCTGCTCTTATTGTGACCAATTCCGAAACCTCACTGGTAGTTGCCGATATCCATCTCGGAATAGAGTGGGATCTGTACAGAAGCGGGATCAACTTGCCTAGCCAGACGAAAAGGCGTCTGGACAGGCTTCTGGGCTATATCCAGGAAAATTCCCCTGATAGGGTAATACTTCTTGGAGATGTAAAGCATAATGTTCCTCAGGTCTCCTGGCAGGAGAAGGATGAAATTCCTTGCTTCCTCGAAACACTTGCAGAACATACACATGTTGATATTATCCCCGGAAACCATGATGGAGGACTCGAACTTCTTTTTAACAGGCAAAAGGACATCACGGTTCATTCCTCACGTGGTGCACTTATTGACGGGGTAGGATATTTTCACGGGCATACCTGGCCTGCACCTGAAATACTGGCTGCATCTTATGTAGTCACCGCCCACAATCATCCCACTGTTCGTTTTACAGATGCTTTCGGGTACTCCATAGTTGAGCCTGCCTGGATCAGGACAAAATTCAATCTGGAGGTCCTGAAAGGTCATTTCGGAAACCTTAATTTTGATAATCCTGCACAGTGGGCAGATCCTGAACTCTTCGTAATGCCGGCTTTTAATGAGCTATGTGGAGGAATACCTTTTAACGAATCCACTCAGGAAGAATTGCTGGGCCCGGCTTTTTCCTCAGGTGGAATTAAACTTGAGGCTTCCGAAGTGTATTTGCTTGACGGAACAAGGCTCGGACTGCTCAGGAATATTCGAAAGCTGCAGTATACAAGGGTTAGAAACAAGAATATGGATAGAAGACGCAAGAGTTCAAAAGGCTCTACATAA
- a CDS encoding GNAT family N-acetyltransferase: MKIAEPQDADSLRELINETIDTCYSHVYPQEAIDYFKDYHNRLNIVKDILEGYCLILTSGEEFIGTGTLLGSNARRVFVKPKYQKIGLGKRIMHRLEEKAMEKGVRIMDLDASLVAYSFYRALGYETQTEEVTPVKNGQNLRYYKMVKKLGDK; this comes from the coding sequence ATGAAAATAGCTGAACCTCAAGATGCTGATTCGTTGAGAGAATTAATAAACGAGACCATTGACACCTGTTATTCCCATGTTTACCCTCAGGAAGCAATTGATTACTTTAAAGATTATCACAATCGACTGAACATCGTAAAAGATATACTGGAAGGGTATTGCCTTATCCTGACCTCAGGAGAGGAATTCATAGGGACGGGCACTCTTCTTGGTTCAAACGCCAGAAGAGTCTTCGTAAAACCGAAATATCAGAAAATTGGACTGGGAAAGAGAATCATGCACAGACTTGAAGAAAAGGCCATGGAAAAAGGAGTAAGGATAATGGACCTGGACGCCTCACTTGTAGCATATTCTTTTTACAGGGCTCTTGGCTATGAAACCCAGACAGAAGAAGTAACTCCCGTGAAAAACGGGCAAAATTTAAGATACTATAAAATGGTCAAAAAGCTTGGTGATAAGTAA
- a CDS encoding S16 family serine protease, which yields MRSKFLVFLLAISLVGNAYFVLFGEQPSFEEGQVQEMQTRINSLETENENLKTQINQNNESLQSYASQLESYRARVFELENGSQMCPAGVEGFATLQGPAVFQKVELERSGPFIRQNVSEEGALLNISVEIQPGKGRVLVQTTPLMGTVFQDAANTAVFIAENKTGRQMSGSDIIFSITAPGEIPEVDGPSAGALMTLLTISAIDNNTKLNKSITLTGTIDDKGNIGQIGGVLEKAQAAKAGGKTLFLIPRENSQLIKYRYIERNLGGFTIVEQEPEIVDAKEYIEKEVGIKIEYVDTIDDVLRYEK from the coding sequence ATGAGATCCAAATTTCTTGTTTTTTTACTGGCTATTTCACTTGTCGGAAACGCTTACTTTGTTTTGTTTGGCGAACAGCCTTCTTTTGAGGAAGGACAGGTACAGGAAATGCAGACTCGCATAAACTCCCTTGAAACGGAAAATGAAAACCTTAAGACACAGATAAATCAGAATAATGAGTCGCTTCAGTCTTATGCTTCTCAGTTGGAGTCCTATCGGGCAAGAGTCTTTGAGCTTGAAAACGGCTCTCAAATGTGTCCTGCAGGAGTTGAAGGCTTTGCTACCCTTCAGGGACCTGCAGTTTTCCAGAAAGTTGAACTGGAGAGGTCAGGTCCCTTTATACGACAAAATGTTTCTGAGGAAGGAGCTCTGCTTAATATTTCAGTTGAGATCCAACCCGGAAAAGGCCGTGTACTTGTCCAGACAACCCCTCTAATGGGTACGGTTTTCCAGGATGCTGCAAACACTGCAGTTTTCATCGCTGAAAACAAAACCGGAAGACAAATGTCAGGCAGTGATATTATCTTCAGCATTACTGCTCCGGGTGAAATTCCAGAGGTCGATGGTCCTAGCGCAGGGGCTCTCATGACCCTACTTACAATTTCAGCTATTGACAACAATACTAAACTGAACAAGAGTATAACCCTTACAGGCACAATTGACGATAAAGGCAATATCGGTCAGATAGGTGGAGTTCTGGAAAAAGCACAGGCAGCAAAAGCCGGAGGCAAAACTCTTTTCCTCATTCCGAGGGAAAACAGCCAGCTTATTAAATATAGATATATAGAACGAAATCTTGGTGGTTTTACTATTGTTGAACAGGAGCCGGAAATCGTAGATGCTAAAGAATATATAGAAAAAGAGGTAGGAATCAAAATCGAGTACGTGGATACGATTGACGATGTACTTAGGTATGAAAAGTAA
- a CDS encoding CU044_2847 family protein gives MGGQFLDKVNVDEKVTVDEELFENCSRDALKAGCILAELGHAPGKVKKFTLISPKALEEKSIESVDNAMLIIKEISKKVVDNLEETSPEFRPSQIELTFNLLLTMNGKAVITKSENEKNLKVMLMWKDKGEETEKEIPEK, from the coding sequence ATGGGGGGGCAGTTTCTGGACAAAGTAAATGTTGATGAAAAAGTCACTGTTGATGAAGAGCTTTTTGAGAATTGCAGTAGGGACGCCTTAAAAGCAGGGTGTATTCTAGCTGAACTGGGGCATGCTCCTGGAAAAGTAAAAAAATTTACGCTTATATCTCCGAAAGCCCTGGAAGAGAAATCCATAGAATCGGTTGATAATGCGATGCTCATTATTAAGGAGATTTCTAAAAAAGTCGTAGATAATCTGGAGGAAACTTCTCCTGAGTTCAGGCCATCTCAGATAGAGCTGACTTTTAACTTACTGCTGACTATGAATGGAAAAGCAGTTATCACCAAATCGGAAAATGAGAAAAACCTGAAAGTAATGTTAATGTGGAAGGATAAAGGAGAGGAGACTGAGAAGGAAATCCCTGAAAAGTAA
- the cysS gene encoding cysteine--tRNA ligase: MLQVYNTLTRKKEVFKPLKEGEVSIYACGPTVYSMPHIGNYRTFLMADSIVRSLEYLGYKVKLVMNITDIDDKTIRDSKAVGMSLKDFTDKYATEFFKGLDMLNIKRASAYPRATENVDSMIELAQKLIDKGLAYEKGGSVYYRISAFPDYGKLSKLDFDNIIVGASVDVDEYDKDNPRDFALLKASTPEEIERGIYYESPWGKIRPGWHIECSVMAMNCFGPTLDMHLGGVDLIFPHHENEIAQSEGATGKPFACYWTHGEHLIVEGEKMSKSKGNVFTLPDIVKKYGGEVVRFMFLSVHYRKKLDYSDAFAENAKNNYLKLKETLENLEFSLESAEDTVYPEDEEVLNILPELEIQFREALEDDFNTPKALAVFKELSRTANRYLESGKNRQVLEKTYSLYRQFSDAMGLFSDSGKKKIPTEVMRLVEERETARKSKNWMVSDAIREKIKSLGYIVQDTKEGPNIKEAEES; encoded by the coding sequence ATGCTCCAGGTTTACAATACCCTTACAAGAAAGAAAGAGGTTTTCAAACCTTTAAAGGAAGGTGAAGTTTCGATTTATGCCTGCGGGCCTACGGTTTACAGTATGCCGCATATAGGCAATTATCGTACTTTCCTGATGGCAGATAGTATTGTGAGAAGTCTTGAGTACCTTGGATATAAAGTAAAACTTGTAATGAATATTACCGATATAGATGACAAAACTATCAGAGATTCGAAAGCAGTCGGAATGTCACTTAAGGATTTTACGGATAAATACGCGACAGAGTTTTTTAAAGGCCTTGATATGCTGAACATAAAAAGGGCTTCAGCTTATCCCAGAGCTACGGAAAACGTTGACAGCATGATTGAACTTGCGCAAAAGCTGATAGACAAAGGGCTAGCTTATGAAAAAGGAGGATCGGTCTATTACAGAATTTCAGCATTTCCGGACTATGGCAAACTCTCAAAGCTGGATTTTGATAACATTATAGTTGGTGCGTCTGTGGACGTGGACGAATATGATAAAGATAATCCCCGCGATTTCGCCCTTTTGAAAGCTTCAACCCCTGAGGAAATTGAAAGAGGAATTTACTATGAAAGCCCATGGGGAAAAATCCGTCCTGGCTGGCACATCGAATGTTCGGTGATGGCCATGAACTGCTTTGGCCCTACTCTGGATATGCATTTAGGGGGAGTAGATCTTATTTTCCCTCACCATGAAAATGAGATTGCACAATCGGAAGGGGCGACAGGAAAACCATTTGCATGCTACTGGACTCACGGAGAACATCTCATAGTTGAAGGGGAGAAGATGAGCAAGTCCAAAGGAAACGTCTTCACCCTCCCCGATATTGTCAAAAAGTACGGTGGGGAAGTTGTGCGCTTTATGTTTCTCTCTGTCCACTACCGTAAAAAGCTTGATTATTCTGACGCCTTTGCGGAAAACGCTAAAAATAATTACCTAAAGCTTAAAGAAACACTCGAGAACCTTGAGTTTAGCCTGGAAAGCGCAGAGGATACGGTTTATCCTGAAGACGAAGAAGTTCTTAATATCCTTCCTGAACTTGAGATTCAGTTCAGAGAAGCTCTTGAAGATGATTTCAATACTCCGAAAGCCCTGGCTGTTTTTAAGGAACTTTCCCGTACAGCTAACAGGTATCTTGAATCCGGAAAAAATCGACAAGTGCTTGAGAAGACCTATTCTCTTTACAGACAGTTTTCGGATGCTATGGGCCTTTTTTCCGATTCTGGGAAAAAGAAAATCCCCACAGAAGTGATGAGGCTGGTTGAAGAGCGTGAAACTGCTCGAAAAAGTAAAAACTGGATGGTTTCAGACGCTATCAGAGAGAAAATAAAATCTCTTGGGTACATTGTACAGGATACTAAAGAAGGGCCCAATATAAAAGAAGCCGAAGAAAGTTAA
- a CDS encoding Maf family nucleotide pyrophosphatase produces MRQIILASASPRRKELLKQFIGDNFLVYASSYEESPYPGLHPKELLLRHSTEKARDVAKHFNSGLVISADTSVLFNGKLLGKPKSPEEAEEMLKLLSGHRFLVVTGLTVLDLDSGVEIKELESTTVWMDEISSEQISAYVRTGESLDKAGAFAVQGKGAAFVEKIEGDFFNVVGLPLFRLGKILQKFGVSIFQEDLP; encoded by the coding sequence ATGCGTCAGATCATTTTAGCGTCTGCATCTCCAAGGCGAAAAGAATTGCTTAAACAATTCATAGGAGATAACTTCCTGGTCTATGCCAGTTCCTATGAGGAGTCTCCTTACCCTGGACTGCACCCCAAAGAACTTCTCTTAAGGCATTCCACCGAAAAAGCCAGAGATGTGGCTAAACATTTCAACTCCGGGCTTGTAATTTCTGCTGATACCTCAGTGCTTTTTAATGGAAAACTCCTGGGCAAACCCAAATCTCCAGAAGAGGCAGAGGAAATGCTTAAACTCTTAAGTGGACATCGATTTCTTGTTGTAACCGGGCTTACTGTCCTTGACCTTGACAGTGGAGTGGAAATTAAGGAACTGGAATCCACTACAGTCTGGATGGACGAAATAAGCAGTGAACAGATTTCAGCCTATGTCAGGACAGGAGAGTCTCTTGATAAGGCAGGGGCTTTTGCTGTTCAAGGAAAAGGAGCAGCTTTTGTGGAAAAAATTGAGGGTGATTTCTTTAACGTCGTTGGTCTTCCTCTTTTCCGGCTGGGAAAAATCCTTCAAAAGTTTGGAGTGTCCATATTTCAGGAAGATCTGCCCTGA
- a CDS encoding cation:proton antiporter, giving the protein MVSSLLANVDVLLGFAILILTIFYRFQVPPVLGFLVTGMLIGPYGLGILNGGHNELNADLGVIFLLFTIGVDLSLKELWKMKKALFLGGTLQIVLTTFLTLIVCSSLGFSSSTSVFLGFLISLSSTAIVLKVLQDRNEVYTQHGKTSLAILIFQDLAIVPLILITPLLVGDSLSFEGSLSTVFLKGSLIILVFILSAKFLIPWIFYHVGRTGNKELFLVSVVFICLSTALFTSSIGLSLALGAFLAGIVISGSQYSQQAMGNIVPLRDMFMSFFFVSVGMLLNIGYLLDHLPILILASFALIFIKSIAGVTITFLLGYPLRTAILAGLALSQVGEFSFVLSRLGVEYSLLTEGTYQAFLAVSIITMGVTPFLINSSYKPADFLVTKVSGTTNGMKLIHGLYSEPIKEEQAEPEMKDHLIIVGFGFSGRTVSKAAKAAGIPYIIVEENPETVNQEKQKGEKIHYGDATFEAVLEHAGVKSARVLIIGISDSTATGKIVETAKKLNPNICIIAKVRNLQEMRHLNALGADEIIPEEYETSVEIFVRVLEKYLVPRENIEKLVNDVRANGYRMMRKLSGTTCCDSEFSIKDGLPGVDIQILKVGQGSSFDGKALADLDFRKNHGVTVLSIRRDSDVIYTPEGNFILHAKDACIILGKPEDLCNIRRFFESVHG; this is encoded by the coding sequence ATGGTGTCCTCTTTACTGGCAAACGTTGATGTACTTCTTGGCTTTGCTATTTTAATTCTCACTATTTTCTACAGATTTCAAGTCCCTCCTGTACTTGGTTTTCTTGTAACCGGAATGTTAATTGGTCCTTACGGGCTTGGGATTCTCAATGGAGGGCATAATGAACTTAATGCTGATCTTGGTGTAATTTTTTTGCTCTTTACAATCGGAGTTGATCTCTCATTAAAAGAACTCTGGAAGATGAAAAAAGCTTTGTTTCTAGGTGGAACTCTCCAGATTGTCTTAACTACATTTCTTACCCTCATTGTCTGTTCGTCTCTAGGTTTCAGCTCTTCTACCTCTGTCTTTCTCGGTTTCTTGATTTCACTTAGTAGTACTGCAATAGTACTCAAAGTTCTCCAGGACAGAAACGAAGTCTATACACAACATGGGAAAACTTCACTTGCAATTTTGATATTTCAGGATCTTGCTATCGTCCCCCTAATTCTTATTACCCCGTTACTGGTTGGAGACTCTCTAAGTTTTGAAGGTTCACTATCAACCGTTTTTCTTAAAGGTTCACTAATCATTCTAGTTTTTATCCTCAGTGCCAAATTCCTGATTCCATGGATATTCTACCATGTGGGCAGGACAGGTAATAAAGAGTTATTTCTTGTCAGCGTTGTCTTCATTTGCCTTTCTACCGCTCTCTTTACCTCAAGTATCGGACTGTCTCTTGCCCTCGGTGCATTTTTAGCTGGGATTGTCATTTCAGGTTCCCAGTACAGCCAGCAAGCAATGGGAAACATTGTACCTTTGAGAGATATGTTTATGAGCTTCTTTTTTGTGTCCGTAGGAATGCTCCTGAATATAGGGTATTTGCTTGACCATCTTCCTATCCTGATTCTTGCTTCCTTTGCCTTGATTTTCATAAAATCAATAGCAGGAGTAACCATAACTTTTCTTCTCGGCTACCCACTTCGTACAGCTATATTAGCAGGACTTGCTTTATCCCAGGTAGGAGAATTTTCTTTTGTTCTATCCAGATTGGGGGTGGAGTATTCTCTCCTGACTGAAGGGACTTACCAGGCTTTTCTTGCAGTTTCTATAATTACCATGGGAGTTACGCCTTTTTTGATTAATTCTTCCTACAAACCTGCTGATTTCCTTGTCACAAAAGTTTCAGGAACAACTAACGGCATGAAACTAATACATGGCTTGTATTCGGAACCTATTAAAGAAGAACAGGCTGAGCCTGAGATGAAAGATCATTTAATAATCGTAGGTTTTGGTTTTTCCGGAAGAACAGTTTCGAAGGCTGCAAAAGCAGCAGGTATCCCTTATATTATTGTAGAAGAAAACCCTGAAACTGTTAACCAGGAAAAACAAAAAGGGGAGAAGATTCACTATGGAGATGCAACTTTTGAGGCTGTACTGGAACATGCAGGCGTTAAGAGTGCAAGAGTTCTTATTATCGGGATCTCTGATTCAACCGCCACAGGTAAGATAGTAGAAACAGCAAAAAAATTGAACCCGAATATTTGCATCATTGCAAAAGTACGGAATTTACAGGAAATGAGACATCTAAATGCCCTGGGGGCGGATGAAATCATTCCCGAGGAATACGAAACTTCAGTAGAAATTTTTGTCCGAGTGCTGGAAAAATATCTGGTTCCGAGAGAAAACATTGAAAAACTCGTAAATGATGTACGGGCTAATGGGTACCGGATGATGCGAAAATTGTCCGGAACTACATGTTGTGATAGTGAGTTCAGTATAAAAGATGGACTTCCGGGAGTTGATATCCAAATCCTTAAAGTGGGGCAGGGTTCAAGTTTTGATGGAAAAGCCTTAGCAGATCTCGATTTCAGGAAAAATCACGGAGTGACAGTGCTTTCAATTCGTCGGGATTCGGATGTGATTTACACTCCGGAAGGCAATTTCATCCTTCATGCAAAAGATGCCTGTATCATTCTGGGAAAACCTGAGGATCTTTGCAATATCAGGAGATTCTTTGAAAGTGTTCACGGATAA
- a CDS encoding DUF2769 domain-containing protein, translating to MGRNAPTEEKSPITPRDRDITFQRKTDFVVPYVEENINRCRCPQCPVQANSRCAQGEVQSARQALENAPEGEVPDPEDIPGVYCSEGTATCQDLDFDRQCICGSCEVWKEYDLKDASPNNHFCQHGRAT from the coding sequence ATGGGAAGAAATGCACCAACCGAAGAGAAAAGCCCAATAACACCTAGAGACAGGGATATAACTTTTCAGAGAAAGACAGACTTTGTAGTTCCTTATGTAGAGGAAAATATTAACAGGTGTAGGTGCCCGCAGTGTCCGGTTCAGGCTAATAGTCGATGTGCACAGGGTGAAGTTCAGAGTGCAAGACAGGCATTGGAGAATGCGCCTGAAGGTGAGGTCCCGGATCCCGAAGATATTCCGGGTGTTTACTGCTCGGAAGGAACAGCGACGTGTCAGGATCTTGACTTTGACAGACAATGCATATGTGGTTCATGTGAAGTCTGGAAAGAATATGATCTCAAAGATGCAAGTCCAAACAATCACTTCTGTCAACATGGTAGAGCAACCTGA